In Streptomyces sp. P3, one DNA window encodes the following:
- a CDS encoding DUF2771 domain-containing protein → MTTMTRGGAADVPGAVRRRRVVAAAGAVCAGLLVLSACDKPTPLSTITVGRDSVSSEATCGGEGDTLKAADLAKCLADKDIKSISVDPDETVRFGVDPDVADKRWTILMNGQPLTEDSDKTYRTIPGSVFFNAQYGAQGDSTLVTIKAGDGKKQSQAATGLWSFKLKKDD, encoded by the coding sequence ATGACCACGATGACCCGCGGCGGAGCCGCTGATGTACCTGGCGCTGTGCGACGCCGCCGCGTCGTCGCCGCCGCCGGCGCCGTTTGTGCCGGCCTGCTCGTCCTGTCGGCCTGCGACAAGCCGACGCCGCTGTCCACGATCACCGTCGGCCGCGACTCGGTCAGCAGCGAGGCCACCTGCGGCGGAGAGGGCGACACCCTCAAGGCCGCCGATCTGGCGAAGTGCCTCGCGGACAAGGACATCAAGTCCATCAGCGTCGACCCGGACGAGACCGTCCGCTTCGGCGTCGACCCCGACGTGGCCGACAAGCGCTGGACGATCCTGATGAACGGCCAGCCGCTCACCGAGGACAGCGACAAGACCTACCGCACGATCCCGGGCAGCGTGTTCTTCAACGCCCAGTACGGCGCCCAGGGCGACTCCACCCTCGTCACCATCAAGGCGGGCGACGGCAAGAAGCAGAGCCAGGCGGCGACCGGCCTGTGGTCCTTCAAGCTCAAGAAGGACGACTAG
- a CDS encoding futalosine hydrolase — translation MATAVPAERDAVARAFPEPGRELHLPGVTVHRLQGPAGTCDLLAAGVGPALAAASVSAALTAARYEGAPYGLVVSAGIAGGFLPEAPVASLVVADRITAADLGAESADGFLPVTELGFGRVTHVPPRSLVRAAADATGAGVGTVLTVSTVTGTATRAAALRARHPHALAEAMEGFGVAEAADAHGVAVVEIRAVSNPVGPRDRAAWRIGDALTALTTAFGKLTPVLESWNRHDDQ, via the coding sequence GTGGCCACCGCGGTCCCCGCCGAGCGGGACGCGGTGGCCCGGGCGTTCCCCGAGCCCGGCCGGGAGCTGCACCTGCCCGGCGTCACCGTGCACCGGCTGCAGGGCCCGGCCGGGACCTGTGACCTGCTCGCGGCCGGGGTGGGCCCCGCGCTCGCCGCCGCGTCCGTCTCCGCCGCGCTGACCGCCGCACGGTACGAGGGCGCCCCGTACGGCCTGGTCGTCTCGGCCGGCATCGCGGGCGGCTTCCTGCCCGAGGCGCCCGTCGCCTCCCTCGTCGTCGCCGACCGGATCACCGCCGCCGACCTGGGCGCGGAGTCCGCGGACGGCTTCCTGCCGGTCACCGAGCTGGGCTTCGGCAGGGTCACCCACGTCCCGCCCCGGTCCCTCGTCCGGGCGGCCGCGGACGCCACCGGGGCCGGCGTCGGCACGGTCCTGACCGTCTCCACGGTCACCGGCACCGCCACCCGGGCCGCGGCCCTGCGCGCACGCCACCCCCACGCCCTGGCCGAGGCGATGGAGGGCTTCGGGGTCGCCGAGGCGGCCGACGCGCACGGCGTCGCCGTCGTGGAGATCCGCGCGGTGTCCAACCCCGTCGGCCCCCGTGACCGGGCCGCCTGGCGCATCGGCGACGCGCTGACCGCGCTGACGACGGCGTTCGGGAAGCTGACACCCGTCCTCGAGAGTTGGAACCGGCATGACGACCAGTGA
- a CDS encoding DUF3027 domain-containing protein, which produces MSAATTRSRTPDRLCAEAVDLARAAAEEAAAPGVVGEHAGLVSEGDRVVTHYFECKELGYRGWRWAATVARASRAKIVTLDEVVLLPGPDAVLAPEWVPWSERLRPGDMGPGDLLPTDAEDLRLEPGYSGEDEPLPNSPVSEEMAQLAEAEDADVTPAAPAKLPTIPVRGTIAAVAEELGLRRARVLSRYGLHTAADRWEDGFGPKTPMAQAAPASCVSCGFLARIGGSLGQAFGVCANEFSPADGRVVSLAYGCGGHSEAAVMPTPPRPAPPVIDENRVDPFPLRPAADSGSVPTAADEEAAELGHS; this is translated from the coding sequence GTGAGCGCAGCGACCACGCGAAGCCGCACCCCCGACCGCCTGTGCGCCGAGGCCGTCGACCTCGCCCGCGCCGCAGCCGAGGAGGCAGCCGCCCCCGGCGTGGTCGGTGAGCACGCGGGCCTCGTCTCGGAGGGCGACCGTGTGGTCACCCACTACTTCGAGTGCAAGGAACTGGGCTACCGGGGCTGGCGCTGGGCGGCGACGGTGGCGCGGGCGTCCCGCGCCAAGATCGTCACCCTCGACGAGGTGGTGCTCCTCCCCGGCCCCGACGCGGTCCTGGCGCCCGAGTGGGTGCCGTGGAGCGAGCGACTGCGCCCCGGCGACATGGGGCCCGGCGACCTGCTGCCCACGGACGCGGAGGATCTGCGCCTGGAGCCCGGCTACAGCGGGGAGGACGAGCCGCTGCCGAACTCGCCCGTCTCCGAGGAGATGGCGCAGCTGGCCGAGGCGGAGGACGCGGACGTGACGCCGGCCGCGCCGGCGAAGCTGCCCACGATCCCGGTCCGGGGCACGATCGCCGCGGTGGCCGAGGAGCTGGGCCTGCGCCGGGCCCGGGTGCTGTCCCGTTACGGTCTGCACACCGCCGCCGACCGCTGGGAGGACGGCTTCGGTCCCAAGACGCCCATGGCCCAGGCGGCCCCCGCGTCCTGTGTGAGCTGCGGTTTCCTCGCCCGCATCGGCGGCTCGCTGGGGCAGGCCTTCGGTGTCTGCGCCAACGAGTTCTCCCCGGCCGACGGGCGGGTGGTCTCCCTGGCGTACGGCTGCGGCGGCCACTCGGAGGCGGCGGTGATGCCCACGCCGCCCCGGCCCGCCCCGCCGGTGATCGACGAGAACCGCGTCGACCCGTTCCCGCTGCGCCCGGCCGCCGACTCGGGCTCGGTCCCGACCGCGGCCGACGAGGAGGCGGCGGAGCTCGGCCACTCGTAG
- a CDS encoding MFS transporter has protein sequence MAAARTPQGATGIGATKGTKGRGRVSGSGRRSGSVRAIGRALHFPFTGTARGIRKATHAHGAGESGLGKLIELHGVNGAGDVMITVALASTVFFSVPTDEARGRVALYLAITMAPFTVLAPVIGPLLDRLPHGRRAAMAGAMLARALLALVLSGAVATGSIELYPAALGVLVSSKAYGVVRSAVVPRLLPPGFSLVKANSRVTLGGLLATGVAAPVGAGLQALGPRYPLYGAFVIFVAGTFLSFSLPRKVDSAKGEDVALLAADEQHLHGPHRQQQKRPGLRTVGIAVTHALGANAALRWLSGFLTFFLAFLLREHPITGQSAAVSLGMVAVSAGLGNALGTAVGAWLRSRAPEVIIVAVVAVVLGATITAAAFFGAFLVACLAAVAGFSQALAKLSLDALIQRDVPELVRTSAFARSETMLQVCWVFGGAVGIVMPLNGALGLSVAAVVLALGWATTVRGLLSSARHGGGAKPRVA, from the coding sequence GTGGCAGCCGCGAGAACACCCCAGGGCGCCACCGGGATCGGTGCGACGAAGGGGACCAAGGGGAGGGGCAGAGTGAGCGGTTCGGGCCGGAGGAGCGGGTCCGTCCGCGCGATCGGCCGTGCCCTGCACTTCCCGTTCACCGGCACCGCCCGCGGGATCAGGAAGGCGACCCACGCGCACGGCGCCGGCGAGTCCGGCCTCGGCAAGCTGATCGAACTGCACGGGGTGAACGGCGCCGGCGACGTCATGATCACCGTCGCGCTCGCCTCCACCGTGTTCTTCTCCGTGCCCACCGACGAGGCGCGCGGCCGCGTCGCCCTCTACCTCGCCATCACCATGGCCCCCTTCACCGTCCTCGCCCCGGTGATCGGCCCGCTGCTGGACCGGCTCCCGCACGGGCGGCGCGCCGCCATGGCCGGGGCGATGCTGGCCCGGGCGCTCCTGGCGCTCGTCCTGTCCGGCGCCGTCGCCACCGGCAGCATCGAGCTGTATCCGGCCGCGCTCGGCGTGCTGGTCTCCTCCAAGGCGTACGGAGTCGTCCGCAGCGCCGTCGTGCCCCGACTGCTGCCTCCTGGGTTCTCCCTGGTCAAAGCCAACTCACGGGTCACCCTGGGCGGGCTTCTCGCCACCGGTGTCGCCGCGCCCGTCGGAGCGGGACTGCAGGCGCTCGGCCCGCGCTACCCGCTCTACGGCGCCTTCGTCATCTTCGTGGCGGGGACGTTCCTGTCCTTCTCGCTCCCCCGCAAGGTCGACTCCGCCAAGGGCGAGGACGTGGCCCTGCTCGCCGCCGACGAGCAGCATCTGCACGGCCCGCACCGGCAGCAGCAGAAGCGGCCCGGCCTGCGGACGGTCGGCATCGCCGTCACGCACGCCCTCGGCGCCAACGCGGCCCTGCGCTGGCTGTCCGGGTTCCTGACCTTCTTCCTGGCGTTCCTGCTGCGCGAGCACCCGATCACCGGACAGAGCGCGGCCGTGTCGCTGGGCATGGTGGCCGTCTCGGCCGGCCTGGGCAACGCGCTCGGCACGGCCGTCGGGGCGTGGCTGCGCTCCAGAGCACCAGAGGTGATCATCGTCGCCGTCGTCGCCGTCGTGCTCGGCGCGACGATCACGGCGGCCGCGTTCTTCGGCGCGTTCCTGGTGGCCTGTCTGGCGGCGGTCGCCGGCTTCTCCCAGGCCCTCGCCAAGCTGTCCCTGGACGCGCTGATCCAGCGGGACGTCCCGGAACTGGTCCGCACCTCGGCCTTCGCCCGCTCCGAGACGATGCTCCAGGTGTGCTGGGTGTTCGGCGGCGCGGTCGGCATCGTCATGCCGCTGAACGGCGCGCTGGGCCTGTCGGTGGCCGCCGTGGTCCTCGCGCTGGGCTGGGCGACGACCGTCCGCGGCCTGCTGTCCTCGGCGCGGCACGGCGGCGGCGCGAAGCCCCGCGTGGCGTAA